A DNA window from Pseudoalteromonas rubra contains the following coding sequences:
- a CDS encoding UDP-N-acetylmuramoyl-tripeptide--D-alanyl-D-alanine ligase, whose protein sequence is MIKMDLSWLADVLKAPFDGQNCSVSNINTDTRTISENEVFLALKGPNFDGHKFVAQAQQKGAIAAIVDHPVDVDIPQLVVKDTRLALGQLGQAVIRQVSPKTLAITGSVGKTTVKEMSAAILSRLGKVLATAGNFNNDIGVPLTLLRLSEDDEFAVIELGANHIGEIAYTSNLVNPDVAVVCNVAPAHIEGFGSIEGVGQAKGEIFSGLKDNGVAVLNCDCRFAPMWEHTLTTQRTSRFSMAQQLDLWVEEISLDTLGRATFALCQGTQRVTITLPLPGEHNVMNALIAASCTVQLGATLEDVKGALESMAEVKGRVNLIEVSETLRVIDDSYNANVRSVKAAIDLLAGMPGYRVFALGDMSELGEEARQYHEEVGEYAKEKGIDALFSLGVLSRYASDVFETANRHFSQREHMLLAIKQLLAQRDDICTVVVKGSRSARMELLVADLVEASKVNNIDADSEEEKPC, encoded by the coding sequence ATGATCAAGATGGATCTCTCTTGGCTTGCGGATGTACTGAAGGCCCCTTTTGACGGGCAAAACTGCAGTGTTTCCAATATAAATACAGATACACGTACAATTAGCGAAAACGAAGTGTTTCTGGCACTAAAAGGGCCAAATTTTGATGGCCATAAGTTTGTTGCCCAGGCGCAACAAAAAGGCGCAATTGCCGCCATTGTGGACCATCCAGTCGACGTTGATATTCCTCAGCTGGTTGTAAAAGACACCAGGCTTGCGCTGGGACAACTTGGTCAGGCTGTTATACGTCAGGTGTCGCCAAAAACCCTGGCGATTACTGGTAGTGTGGGCAAGACCACGGTGAAAGAAATGTCGGCGGCGATTCTTTCTCGTCTGGGCAAAGTGCTGGCCACAGCCGGAAATTTTAACAATGACATTGGCGTGCCACTGACCTTGTTAAGACTCAGCGAAGACGATGAGTTTGCGGTCATTGAACTGGGGGCAAACCACATCGGTGAGATAGCGTATACCAGCAACCTGGTAAACCCTGATGTGGCCGTGGTGTGCAATGTCGCACCGGCACATATCGAAGGCTTCGGCTCGATAGAGGGCGTTGGTCAGGCTAAAGGAGAAATTTTCTCCGGACTCAAAGACAACGGCGTCGCTGTGTTGAACTGCGACTGTCGCTTTGCGCCAATGTGGGAGCACACTCTGACCACCCAGCGGACCAGTCGTTTTTCCATGGCACAACAGCTTGATCTGTGGGTAGAGGAAATCAGCCTGGACACACTGGGCCGCGCGACCTTTGCTCTGTGTCAGGGAACGCAACGCGTCACCATCACACTTCCATTGCCTGGTGAACACAATGTTATGAACGCCTTGATTGCGGCATCCTGCACCGTGCAGTTAGGTGCGACGCTGGAAGATGTCAAAGGTGCGTTAGAAAGCATGGCTGAGGTGAAAGGGCGCGTTAACCTGATTGAAGTGTCTGAGACGTTGCGGGTAATAGATGATAGCTACAACGCCAATGTGCGCTCCGTTAAAGCGGCTATAGACTTACTGGCCGGCATGCCGGGCTATCGGGTGTTTGCGCTGGGGGATATGAGCGAGCTGGGCGAAGAGGCACGGCAATATCATGAGGAAGTAGGTGAATATGCCAAAGAAAAAGGCATTGATGCGCTGTTTTCTCTGGGGGTGCTGAGTCGCTATGCCAGCGATGTGTTTGAAACTGCGAATCGTCACTTTTCTCAGCGCGAACATATGTTACTGGCAATTAAGCAATTACTGGCTCAGCGCGATGACATCTGCACTGTGGTGGTGAAGGGGTCGCGCAGTGCGCGTATGGAGCTGCTGGTTGCCGACCTGGTCGAGGCTTCAAAAGTGAATAACATCGACGCTGATAGTGAAGAGGAAAAACCATGTTAG
- the mraY gene encoding phospho-N-acetylmuramoyl-pentapeptide-transferase, with protein MLAWLAEYLTQYYSGFNVFSYLTLRAILGILTALMISLYFGPKLIRGLQRMQIGQTVRDDGPESHLSKSGTPTMGGLLILGAIFASTLLWGDLGNKYVWVTLFVIGSLGVVGFVDDYRKVIRKDSKGLIARWKYFWQSVIAISVAAFIYFTSTDPSETVLVVPFFKDVLPQLGLFYLVMSYFVLVGTSNAVNLTDGLDGLAIVPTILVASALAIIAYVTGNAVFANYLHIPHIASASELVVVCTAIVGAGLGFLWFNTYPAQVFMGDVGSLALGGALGIIAILVRQELVLVIMGGVFVMEALSVILQVGSYKLRGQRIFRMAPIHHHYELKGWPEPRVIVRFWIISIILVLAGLATLKIR; from the coding sequence ATGTTAGCCTGGTTAGCAGAATATCTGACGCAGTACTATAGCGGCTTTAACGTTTTCTCCTACCTGACGTTGCGCGCGATCCTGGGGATCCTGACGGCGTTAATGATCTCTTTGTATTTCGGGCCTAAATTGATCCGGGGCTTACAAAGAATGCAAATTGGCCAGACTGTCAGAGACGACGGTCCGGAATCACATTTATCTAAGTCAGGCACACCCACCATGGGCGGGTTATTGATTTTAGGGGCTATTTTTGCCAGTACGCTCCTGTGGGGTGACTTGGGCAACAAATACGTCTGGGTCACCTTGTTCGTGATTGGTTCATTGGGTGTCGTCGGGTTTGTTGACGACTATCGCAAAGTGATCCGCAAAGACAGCAAGGGCCTGATAGCCAGATGGAAGTATTTCTGGCAGTCAGTGATTGCCATTTCTGTGGCTGCGTTTATCTATTTCACTTCTACGGACCCGTCTGAAACGGTGCTGGTGGTGCCCTTTTTCAAAGATGTACTTCCTCAGCTTGGGCTGTTTTATCTGGTGATGAGCTATTTTGTGCTGGTGGGCACCTCTAACGCAGTAAATTTGACCGATGGACTTGATGGCCTGGCCATTGTGCCGACCATTTTAGTGGCATCCGCACTCGCCATTATCGCCTATGTAACCGGTAATGCTGTGTTTGCAAATTATCTCCACATTCCTCATATAGCCTCTGCCAGCGAGCTGGTGGTGGTCTGTACCGCGATTGTTGGCGCGGGACTAGGGTTTTTGTGGTTCAACACCTACCCAGCACAAGTGTTTATGGGCGATGTCGGCTCACTGGCGTTGGGTGGCGCACTGGGTATCATCGCTATTTTAGTACGTCAGGAGTTAGTGCTGGTCATTATGGGTGGCGTATTTGTGATGGAAGCCTTATCGGTGATTTTACAAGTGGGCTCTTATAAGCTGCGGGGACAGCGAATATTCCGGATGGCCCCGATCCACCATCATTACGAATTAAAAGGGTGGCCGGAGCCCAGGGTGATTGTGCGATTTTGGATTATTTCAATCATATTAGTGCTGGCG